A region of Pleionea litopenaei DNA encodes the following proteins:
- the gmtZ gene encoding gamma-mobile-trio integrase GmtZ, translating to MLRESHSSDVPETCETLEDVKKICKFHGIRDSVDYRERYKSIPGLPAHPDRVYKDEWNGFCDLLDIPQPYLYEELKELVRTLKLISQREYKSYLSKSNDPRMPKDPQCVYGNEWENWYRFLGKEEPYKVKFISKPYEEWGFKIEEFMKVARGGGSKITHLCRFVRHFIECSDLSKSPQAFLTKEKVNIKPFRKWFATLDSEAMKGKILIAINEFLDFVIENDLTMEDEETGEVLRVMEARNPLALLTVENNVYAPTNAQTTKPCLQHHFVKKAQDWIVPKNLKCFSDLKHLQMFDSDWVKVPKSRIDRLDPDCVFKKIGNQYFLWSPVDWIHTYALTCVPLRGRQIAYNDSGEADELIAETNEQGDIVWIKNNSLMSGMTKNQSFIKKMPDGQLGMFITTNKTSNHGNGYSIPWIPSELAYWLVKLRKWQQKYNPISKPTSWTLCKKTNLNENQLKAKGINCFLFREFNGVEPKNVSAALTTRLAAALYYIQPSNLELSTLTGRENVLSHYKSKYTPHSMRVSLITAYIMELGMPVEVVMKIVGHSSIVMSIYYCKVTESDIRHRLEESEKIALKSKAESVQRLVEENNLEEVKNQLVSNNSDMLMALTNSMPAGNFMFRDYGICPYAASRCDDGGEILGASQVRAPVPAGYLGMQNCLRCRHFISGPAFLGGLLSLTNEILLQSNIQSSQCAELQSEIEAISERISEIERKQYIADVKMEFFDNSDLSQLEFELRNLESEYESSAKKMDMYLCDLQASYKLIQMCQSLVDDVSSTEGNKLSLVKMRDADIEIDLKEVSYFQQLQEVCENASIFKSASAVNAVIPRSQLLDRMSQFNQLAPQMFLLSPKQQLDVGNQLVKLMLSRLKSWERVNEVVGCKVRISELVGSEKIEPSEIELITNQKTLISGRE from the coding sequence ATGTTAAGGGAAAGTCATTCCTCTGATGTTCCCGAAACTTGTGAAACATTAGAAGATGTTAAAAAAATATGTAAATTTCACGGGATTCGAGATAGCGTCGACTACCGTGAGCGCTACAAAAGCATTCCTGGCTTACCTGCTCATCCGGATCGAGTATACAAAGATGAATGGAATGGTTTCTGCGACTTGCTCGATATACCTCAACCCTATCTTTACGAAGAGCTAAAAGAGTTGGTCCGAACGCTCAAACTGATTTCACAGAGAGAATATAAAAGCTATCTTTCTAAAAGCAATGACCCGAGAATGCCCAAGGACCCTCAATGTGTTTATGGCAATGAATGGGAAAATTGGTATCGATTTCTTGGGAAGGAAGAGCCTTACAAAGTAAAATTTATAAGTAAGCCTTACGAGGAGTGGGGCTTTAAAATCGAGGAGTTCATGAAGGTCGCTCGAGGTGGTGGTTCTAAAATTACACACCTTTGTCGCTTTGTTCGTCACTTCATTGAGTGTAGCGATCTAAGCAAATCCCCCCAAGCTTTTTTGACTAAAGAAAAAGTCAATATTAAACCATTCCGTAAATGGTTCGCGACACTAGATTCTGAAGCAATGAAGGGCAAGATTCTCATCGCAATAAACGAGTTTTTAGATTTTGTAATCGAAAATGACCTTACCATGGAAGATGAAGAAACAGGTGAAGTATTGCGCGTTATGGAAGCGAGGAATCCGCTTGCACTATTAACGGTAGAAAACAATGTCTACGCACCGACTAATGCTCAAACAACCAAACCTTGCTTACAACATCATTTTGTCAAAAAGGCGCAAGATTGGATTGTACCAAAGAATTTGAAGTGCTTTTCAGACTTGAAGCATTTACAGATGTTTGACTCAGACTGGGTAAAGGTACCGAAATCAAGGATTGATCGGCTTGATCCTGATTGTGTCTTTAAAAAAATTGGGAACCAGTATTTTCTTTGGAGCCCTGTAGATTGGATCCATACTTACGCTCTAACATGTGTGCCGCTGCGTGGAAGGCAAATTGCTTATAATGATTCAGGGGAAGCTGATGAATTAATTGCTGAAACAAATGAACAAGGAGACATTGTTTGGATAAAAAATAACAGCTTAATGTCAGGAATGACAAAGAATCAATCGTTTATCAAAAAAATGCCTGATGGACAATTAGGCATGTTTATAACAACTAACAAAACTAGTAATCATGGCAATGGCTACTCAATTCCATGGATCCCATCTGAACTAGCTTATTGGCTCGTTAAGCTACGGAAGTGGCAGCAGAAGTACAATCCAATCTCTAAACCGACAAGCTGGACGTTGTGCAAGAAAACAAATCTTAATGAAAATCAGTTAAAAGCAAAGGGAATAAACTGCTTTTTATTTCGAGAATTCAATGGCGTCGAACCGAAAAATGTGAGTGCGGCATTAACCACTCGGCTAGCGGCTGCTTTATATTACATCCAACCGTCTAACCTAGAGCTATCGACGTTGACAGGAAGAGAAAATGTATTAAGTCACTACAAATCGAAATACACTCCTCATTCGATGAGGGTCAGTTTAATTACGGCATATATAATGGAACTCGGTATGCCGGTTGAAGTAGTGATGAAAATAGTAGGTCACTCCTCGATTGTTATGTCTATCTACTATTGCAAAGTAACTGAATCTGATATTAGACATCGACTCGAAGAAAGCGAGAAAATTGCACTTAAATCCAAAGCAGAGTCTGTACAAAGGTTAGTCGAAGAAAATAATTTGGAAGAAGTTAAGAATCAACTTGTATCTAATAATTCAGATATGCTAATGGCTCTGACAAATAGTATGCCTGCTGGAAATTTTATGTTCCGAGACTACGGTATTTGTCCTTATGCTGCTTCTCGATGTGATGATGGAGGTGAAATTCTAGGAGCATCTCAAGTTAGAGCACCAGTGCCAGCTGGTTATTTAGGTATGCAGAACTGTTTACGTTGTCGGCACTTTATTTCTGGCCCCGCATTTTTAGGCGGACTACTTTCATTAACTAATGAAATACTTTTGCAGTCGAACATTCAGTCAAGTCAATGCGCAGAGTTGCAGTCAGAGATTGAAGCGATTAGTGAGAGAATTTCGGAAATTGAAAGGAAGCAGTATATAGCAGATGTTAAGATGGAGTTCTTTGACAACTCAGATCTTTCACAGCTTGAGTTTGAACTTCGAAATCTTGAGTCAGAATATGAAAGCTCTGCTAAGAAAATGGATATGTATTTATGTGATTTACAAGCCAGTTATAAATTAATCCAAATGTGCCAAAGCTTAGTGGATGACGTGAGCTCAACGGAAGGAAATAAGCTGTCACTTGTAAAAATGCGGGATGCAGACATAGAAATAGATCTTAAGGAAGTGTCATATTTTCAGCAGCTCCAAGAAGTATGTGAAAACGCTTCTATATTTAAGTCGGCATCGGCGGTCAACGCAGTAATTCCCCGCTCTCAATTGTTAGATAGAATGTCTCAGTTTAACCAGCTTGCTCCTCAAATGTTTCTTTTAAGTCCGAAACAGCAACTGGATGTCGGTAATCAGTTGGTTAAGTTAATGTTATCTAGGCTCAAGTCTTGGGAACGGGTTAATGAAGTTGTCGGCTGTAAAGTGAGAATTTCAGAGTTAGTGGGATCAGAGAAAATTGAGCCTTCCGAGATAGAGCTAATTACCAATCAAAAAACTTTAATTTCAGGGAGAGAGTAA
- a CDS encoding PKD domain-containing protein, translated as MPKLLLSTFLCALFSFTNSVHSEITDSPDFYSMPGINKGRAYDSSSNVNIDLFGGSLNISSTDLVASGLGPDIVVTRSFNSATDRWKDSYRNFVGAHWILHYGMLRGATENPYYCGQGTVEPVLANNTQFILPDGSSQIIIKDNISFIDADGDSAYSEGSGDYRPSHVTKALWRVNCKNQQLQITDKSGTSYIIGDYSLDYRVIKIIDRNGNYLDINYSGDRANIRIDSIVSSDSRTVNFTYNNNVLESVSYGDQTVTYEVVGALSEQRLLSVTHPDNALTEYKYYSSGEVHGYLEQLTTPLGKIVKFDYEKLNFSAKDYYVVTQKCEANRETPAATNRCWDYVYTRQGEEGETKSYDVTTVTGPDGVKTYKHYGLYYPIPLNESVYIDQGDGEGYFKPVGQAWSVGLLKEMSHVVDGQEVFKEVNNWSFKELSFIERTYTEANTSYSLWDPDIRIPILIGKTTTIDNTTYDYEVTSLDGLTPEKYNESGNANYYYDEDYRHIGSDAGHWILDLPFKKHVRTTGSDILVEQFTYDENGNLSQTISKGVLVKYEYNTDGTLKAKSDAVDNKVSYLNYYRGIPRREEFPDGSFIIREVDAYGRVTSETNAKDTTTSYSYDELNRLTFIDYPVSDDVVVTYGYGMGGPTNSGTNSNRGHWVAYTRNSLRQVNIYNEHNKLVRKITENTISGQQFIRYYRYDDLNRLVFESYVNDEMRGTTYSYDGLDRVVRAQKFGQPAVVTDYLSDGTVRVTDAEGNVTTKSYTAYSYSNKHLKKITAPEGVVIDFTNNALGDPLTITQNGIVREYQYDNEQRLFKYIEPEVDGELIYFYDHGGRIEEEIHVINGTQRTKRFSYDVVGRLRRVEFPTFFKTESGYQYGQPSCTSCNYEAISKEYELDYDEIGNLKSNRVKTTEHIFLFNPQPDQYTQTSYRTWFYTYDIEDKLETETLSDSEEGTNFAFSYDYNTQGQISGLTYPSGFYVDYDPDVFGRASKVGDLVTNIEYFDNGVVKSLTYSNGHVTTYELNDQQMPQSMSVGMLDNIISFNYDYDFNGNLEAIIDNLDSSKTKNMSYDGLDRLYTASGVWGNGYYNYDSMGNIESKVIGGQTFNYDYDARNRLSNFNGNQFLYDFNGRVKEDGRNSYFYDFSNNLIFAKNTANGMQFKFEYDANGKQSVKIGPEKKEYFVYTTSGKLLFEQDEFGDFNRSHIYLGNKLVAYYDEQIECSDDLDNDGLGHCFEREYGLDPYDSSDAGADLDDDGLSNLEEFIAGTRLDLVDTDGDGLSDWFEVTYGLDSNIDDSALDPDGDGLSNLEEFQLGTNPNVANTLNSPTALNAASIDGVVWVSWNAIDFADSYDLYWSNQPFSSKEEAIKVDDVSSPWVHTTPQMGDTVYYRVIAKRGSLESSLSNERSVKHSNNQWYFASMLNYPIKNLDIDSGGNVHVLHRYHSNKTRASYWNSTTEELTVHELFDFRPNRYVLEVSDSGYAMAVASDSSTAQISVATFDVPTKSWSTETLKTPESGFNVGYEVGITSSTNGNFVVSWLEEQYSTVFLWVASWTPSTGWSEPVKVTYKDENHPLYNAIYSGAGFDFAINNLGQVAIIIPLDERDSSGNIVSTSVELFTIDSTTFNGYSLGSEDWQTRYSIAANNQQLVALWEDVSGSGRNYLSQRANWQQLLGSTEIVSSVSNAGGPIAIDIDDNNKSTAILEEQGKIKLVTQAFNSAWLSHPLSDVDAPSGTSDSVLTRFVNGSFGYIYTDYDYQHHSSRVINDSVIYHESIPSSTTGSYLAPYSALMQGARVDKSSNNAQWPLFVYLSKAEADNTPPVANAGNDQTVNEGEIVILDARGSSDAESNQLNVSWEVVSGPNVVFQQGIEPLTTQFIAPSVDVDTQILLRVTVTDDAGAESSDEVSITVSDLGDDPVRNSCELDFDENGIVEEKDFFSSSYEGIYYAVFIHLNYPSLYSNYFPNTPIEKLDWNGDGNITIEEVYTGTISVETLDTFQTQHYFYLKDKDAYASYYPNSGCAM; from the coding sequence ATGCCTAAGTTATTGCTTAGCACTTTTCTATGCGCGCTTTTTAGTTTTACAAATTCTGTCCATTCCGAAATCACTGACAGTCCAGACTTTTATTCCATGCCTGGAATTAATAAAGGCCGAGCTTATGATTCAAGTTCTAATGTTAATATTGACCTTTTTGGTGGCTCTTTAAATATATCCTCTACTGATTTGGTTGCTTCAGGTCTTGGTCCTGACATTGTTGTGACAAGAAGTTTTAATTCAGCCACTGATCGGTGGAAAGACAGCTATAGAAATTTCGTTGGAGCTCACTGGATTCTTCATTACGGAATGCTAAGAGGGGCAACGGAAAACCCATATTACTGCGGGCAAGGTACTGTAGAACCAGTTCTTGCAAATAACACCCAGTTTATCTTGCCGGATGGAAGTTCACAGATCATTATTAAGGACAACATTTCTTTTATTGATGCTGATGGAGATTCTGCTTACTCAGAAGGAAGCGGTGATTATCGACCAAGCCATGTAACAAAAGCATTATGGCGAGTTAACTGCAAGAATCAACAACTTCAAATTACAGATAAATCTGGTACTAGCTACATTATTGGAGACTATAGCCTTGACTATCGAGTCATCAAAATTATCGACCGAAATGGTAACTATCTAGATATCAATTACTCGGGTGATCGAGCGAATATTCGCATCGACTCAATTGTTTCATCAGACTCACGTACTGTAAATTTTACCTATAATAATAATGTATTAGAATCAGTTAGCTACGGCGATCAAACGGTCACTTACGAAGTCGTTGGAGCGCTGAGTGAGCAAAGGCTTTTGTCAGTTACACACCCAGATAATGCGTTAACTGAATATAAGTATTATTCGTCAGGAGAGGTTCATGGCTATCTTGAACAACTAACGACACCATTAGGTAAAATCGTTAAGTTTGACTATGAAAAATTAAACTTTAGTGCCAAAGACTATTATGTCGTTACTCAAAAATGCGAAGCCAATCGTGAAACACCTGCTGCAACTAATCGTTGTTGGGACTATGTTTATACTCGTCAAGGAGAAGAGGGCGAAACGAAGAGTTATGATGTTACAACGGTCACCGGTCCTGATGGAGTAAAAACGTATAAACACTATGGTCTCTATTATCCTATACCATTAAATGAATCAGTTTATATCGATCAAGGTGATGGTGAGGGGTACTTCAAACCTGTTGGTCAAGCCTGGTCTGTTGGCTTGCTTAAAGAAATGAGCCATGTGGTTGATGGCCAAGAAGTATTTAAAGAAGTCAACAACTGGTCGTTTAAAGAATTATCTTTTATTGAACGAACTTATACTGAAGCCAATACTAGTTACTCTCTTTGGGACCCAGATATTCGGATTCCAATTTTAATCGGTAAAACAACGACTATTGATAATACGACGTATGATTACGAAGTCACATCGCTAGATGGCTTGACGCCTGAAAAATATAACGAGTCAGGCAACGCCAATTATTATTATGACGAAGATTATCGACACATTGGAAGCGACGCAGGTCATTGGATCCTTGATCTTCCTTTCAAAAAACACGTTCGCACAACTGGTAGTGATATTTTAGTTGAACAATTTACTTATGATGAGAATGGAAACCTGTCTCAAACTATTAGTAAAGGAGTGTTAGTAAAATATGAGTACAACACTGACGGCACTTTGAAGGCAAAGTCAGATGCGGTTGATAATAAAGTTTCCTATCTTAATTATTATCGTGGGATCCCTAGAAGAGAAGAGTTTCCTGACGGCTCTTTCATCATTAGAGAAGTGGATGCTTACGGGCGCGTTACATCAGAAACCAATGCCAAGGATACAACGACCAGTTATAGTTATGACGAGCTAAACCGATTAACCTTTATTGATTATCCTGTCTCTGACGACGTTGTTGTGACTTACGGTTATGGGATGGGTGGACCAACTAACTCGGGCACAAACTCAAATCGAGGCCATTGGGTTGCTTATACCAGAAATTCACTTCGACAAGTCAATATTTATAATGAGCACAATAAACTCGTTCGAAAAATTACAGAGAATACTATTAGTGGACAACAGTTTATTAGGTATTATCGTTACGATGATCTAAACCGATTAGTATTTGAGTCTTATGTAAATGATGAAATGCGTGGAACGACTTATTCGTATGATGGCTTAGATAGAGTTGTAAGAGCACAAAAATTCGGTCAGCCAGCAGTAGTAACTGACTACTTATCTGACGGTACTGTTCGAGTCACTGACGCAGAGGGGAATGTTACGACCAAATCATATACCGCCTACTCGTACTCTAACAAGCATCTCAAGAAAATTACGGCACCGGAAGGTGTAGTGATCGATTTTACCAACAATGCGTTAGGTGATCCTTTGACGATCACACAAAATGGCATCGTTAGAGAGTATCAGTACGATAATGAACAACGTTTATTTAAGTATATTGAGCCAGAAGTTGATGGTGAATTAATCTATTTTTATGATCATGGTGGAAGAATTGAAGAAGAGATCCATGTGATCAATGGAACTCAACGCACAAAACGATTTTCTTATGATGTAGTAGGACGTTTGAGACGAGTTGAATTTCCTACCTTTTTTAAAACCGAATCAGGCTATCAATACGGTCAACCAAGTTGTACCTCATGTAACTATGAAGCCATTTCAAAAGAGTACGAGCTCGACTACGATGAGATAGGCAATCTCAAAAGTAATCGAGTAAAAACAACGGAACATATTTTTCTATTTAATCCGCAACCGGATCAATATACTCAGACTAGCTATCGAACTTGGTTCTACACCTATGATATCGAAGATAAGTTAGAAACAGAAACACTATCTGATAGTGAAGAAGGTACTAACTTTGCTTTTAGCTATGACTACAACACTCAAGGACAAATTTCGGGCCTGACTTATCCATCCGGATTTTACGTTGATTATGATCCGGATGTGTTTGGTCGAGCATCAAAGGTTGGTGACCTTGTTACCAACATCGAGTATTTTGATAATGGTGTGGTTAAATCGTTGACTTACAGCAATGGTCATGTCACCACTTACGAGTTGAATGATCAGCAAATGCCTCAATCAATGAGTGTTGGAATGCTCGACAACATCATCAGTTTTAATTATGACTACGATTTTAATGGCAATCTTGAAGCTATTATCGATAACTTAGATTCCAGTAAAACGAAGAACATGAGTTACGACGGACTTGATCGCTTATACACTGCATCAGGTGTATGGGGTAACGGTTATTATAATTATGACTCGATGGGAAATATTGAAAGTAAAGTCATTGGTGGTCAGACATTTAATTACGACTACGATGCTAGAAATCGCCTTTCTAATTTTAATGGCAATCAGTTCCTCTATGACTTTAACGGCCGGGTTAAAGAGGATGGGCGTAATTCTTATTTCTACGATTTTTCGAACAACCTTATATTCGCTAAAAATACCGCTAATGGAATGCAGTTTAAGTTTGAGTACGATGCAAACGGCAAGCAATCAGTAAAAATAGGACCGGAAAAGAAAGAGTATTTCGTATATACCACCTCCGGAAAGTTACTCTTCGAGCAAGATGAGTTTGGTGACTTCAATCGTTCCCATATTTATTTAGGTAACAAGTTAGTAGCCTACTACGACGAACAAATAGAGTGCAGTGACGATTTAGATAATGATGGTTTAGGACATTGTTTTGAGCGAGAGTATGGACTTGATCCCTACGATAGTTCTGATGCGGGTGCAGATTTAGATGATGATGGATTAAGCAACTTAGAAGAGTTCATCGCTGGTACTCGACTTGATCTGGTTGATACTGATGGCGATGGCCTTTCTGATTGGTTTGAAGTAACTTATGGATTGGACTCAAATATCGACGATAGTGCTCTTGATCCTGATGGTGATGGGCTTAGTAATTTAGAAGAGTTTCAATTGGGGACTAATCCTAACGTGGCAAATACTCTAAATTCGCCAACCGCTCTCAATGCAGCATCGATTGATGGTGTAGTCTGGGTCAGTTGGAATGCTATCGACTTTGCTGACAGCTATGATTTGTATTGGAGCAACCAGCCCTTTAGCAGTAAAGAAGAAGCCATAAAAGTAGACGATGTTAGCAGTCCATGGGTACATACGACGCCCCAAATGGGCGATACCGTTTATTATCGAGTGATTGCCAAACGAGGTTCTCTAGAATCCTCTTTATCGAATGAAAGATCGGTAAAGCATTCTAATAATCAATGGTATTTTGCCTCAATGCTGAACTATCCAATTAAGAATCTTGATATCGATAGCGGAGGAAACGTTCATGTTCTACATCGCTACCATAGCAATAAAACTCGGGCAAGTTATTGGAACTCGACCACTGAAGAACTAACGGTTCATGAGTTGTTTGATTTCCGGCCTAATCGCTATGTATTGGAGGTTTCTGACTCAGGCTATGCAATGGCGGTTGCGAGTGACAGTTCGACCGCACAAATCTCAGTTGCGACGTTTGACGTTCCAACCAAAAGCTGGAGCACAGAAACACTAAAGACTCCGGAGTCCGGTTTTAATGTCGGGTATGAAGTGGGCATAACTAGCTCGACAAATGGCAACTTTGTCGTGTCATGGCTCGAAGAGCAGTATTCAACAGTGTTCCTTTGGGTTGCAAGCTGGACTCCAAGTACTGGTTGGAGCGAGCCAGTAAAGGTCACTTATAAAGATGAAAATCACCCTTTGTACAACGCAATTTACAGTGGAGCAGGTTTCGATTTTGCGATCAACAACTTGGGCCAAGTAGCTATTATCATTCCGCTCGATGAAAGAGATTCGTCAGGTAATATCGTGAGTACCAGTGTTGAACTATTTACCATCGATAGTACGACTTTCAATGGATACTCCTTAGGTAGCGAAGATTGGCAAACTCGTTATTCCATCGCTGCGAATAATCAGCAGTTGGTTGCACTTTGGGAAGACGTAAGTGGTAGTGGACGCAACTATTTGAGTCAACGTGCAAACTGGCAACAATTGCTTGGCTCGACTGAAATCGTCTCTTCTGTTTCGAATGCTGGTGGTCCAATAGCCATTGATATTGACGACAATAATAAATCGACAGCTATTCTGGAAGAGCAGGGGAAAATCAAACTTGTTACTCAAGCCTTCAATAGCGCTTGGCTTAGCCATCCTTTAAGTGATGTTGATGCGCCCAGTGGGACGTCTGACAGCGTACTCACACGATTTGTGAATGGTTCTTTTGGGTATATCTATACCGACTATGATTATCAGCATCATAGCTCTCGTGTTATCAATGATTCAGTGATTTATCATGAGTCAATACCCTCATCAACTACTGGAAGTTATCTCGCTCCTTATTCAGCGCTGATGCAAGGGGCAAGAGTTGATAAAAGCTCGAATAATGCTCAGTGGCCATTATTCGTTTATTTATCGAAAGCTGAAGCTGACAACACGCCTCCCGTAGCCAATGCTGGTAATGATCAAACAGTCAATGAAGGCGAGATAGTTATTTTGGATGCGCGAGGCTCTAGCGATGCTGAAAGTAATCAATTAAACGTATCATGGGAAGTTGTAAGTGGCCCAAATGTTGTTTTCCAGCAAGGGATCGAACCTTTGACGACTCAGTTCATCGCACCGAGTGTAGACGTTGACACGCAGATATTACTTCGAGTGACGGTTACCGATGATGCTGGCGCTGAGTCTTCAGATGAGGTTTCTATTACCGTTAGCGATCTCGGAGATGATCCAGTCCGAAACTCTTGTGAGCTAGATTTTGATGAAAACGGTATCGTTGAAGAGAAAGACTTTTTTAGTAGCAGCTATGAAGGTATTTATTACGCGGTATTCATTCACCTAAATTACCCAAGCTTATACAGTAACTATTTCCCGAACACACCGATTGAAAAGCTCGATTGGAATGGTGATGGCAACATCACCATAGAAGAGGTTTATACGGGAACGATCAGTGTTGAAACACTCGATACCTTTCAAACACAACATTATTTTTATCTCAAAGATAAAGATGCTTATGCGAGTTATTACCCTAACTCTGGTTGTGCAATGTAG
- a CDS encoding RHS repeat-associated core domain-containing protein, whose amino-acid sequence MMIFKKFNITLLLLLLGCFYAINGHAKRTTITFIHTDHLGSPIAATNEDGSVKWREEYQPFGKQLTNQDSDNNVGFTGHKDDKDLGLTYMQARWYHPETGRFNSLDPLLFREVNSFNRYVYANNNPYKYIDPDGENPLLIQQNPPIFAGPPPTTITNPINPSTSLPLADQLPASTEGSLIPNFAPDLNTVSFPSLQNPLKGTLYPGDFIGLITHIIYNKIHGNSKASTKEQHLYMIQDADGNIKKIGVSGQKLNKNGTSPRANSQLKDGDSATVLESGIPGRANVLQKEGQAVEGLRKAGHELPDQKRPKI is encoded by the coding sequence ATGATGATATTTAAAAAATTCAATATTACATTGCTTCTATTATTGTTAGGCTGCTTCTATGCAATAAATGGGCATGCTAAGAGGACGACGATAACCTTCATCCATACGGATCATTTAGGTTCGCCCATTGCGGCAACGAATGAAGACGGAAGTGTTAAGTGGCGAGAAGAATATCAGCCTTTTGGTAAGCAGCTTACGAATCAAGATAGCGACAATAATGTAGGCTTTACTGGTCACAAAGATGATAAAGATTTAGGCCTGACTTATATGCAGGCTCGCTGGTATCATCCTGAAACTGGAAGGTTTAACTCTTTGGATCCTTTATTGTTTCGCGAAGTAAATTCATTTAATCGATACGTCTACGCGAACAATAACCCATATAAATATATAGATCCTGATGGTGAAAATCCGCTTTTAATTCAGCAAAATCCGCCAATTTTTGCTGGACCACCTCCTACAACAATTACGAACCCAATCAACCCTAGTACGAGCCTACCATTAGCTGACCAACTTCCTGCAAGCACGGAAGGTTCATTGATTCCAAATTTTGCTCCAGATTTGAATACAGTCTCCTTTCCTAGTCTACAGAATCCGCTTAAAGGTACGCTCTACCCTGGCGACTTTATAGGCTTAATAACGCATATAATTTATAATAAAATACACGGCAACTCGAAAGCGAGTACTAAAGAGCAGCACCTCTACATGATTCAGGATGCGGATGGCAATATCAAAAAGATAGGTGTCAGCGGGCAGAAACTTAATAAGAACGGCACTTCCCCTAGAGCGAACTCTCAACTTAAAGATGGTGACTCTGCTACTGTGCTTGAAAGTGGTATCCCGGGAAGAGCGAATGTACTTCAAAAGGAAGGACAAGCAGTAGAAGGTTTGCGTAAAGCTGGGCATGAACTACCTGACCAAAAAAGACCGAAAATATAG
- the gmtX gene encoding gamma-mobile-trio protein GmtX: protein MNPDKMLEKLKIGISAQKKKTLDAIFTVCKEQVDRGVSDFSIATIARLGYNRGVPKAQSIRNKTGDIYRALIASFEQANGRKNKHDVNRKEQSWIEEISNPKQRLLALVMASELKALKQKLREIVPPNQVIEVYDHKNSQVDSEHRLTSQERKALEYLKSDSFIKKWHFTKTEYGEVIDENNKVVFKPATIDALTKALQYL from the coding sequence GTGAATCCAGATAAGATGTTAGAAAAACTCAAGATTGGCATATCAGCGCAGAAGAAGAAGACTCTTGATGCCATTTTTACTGTTTGCAAGGAGCAAGTAGACAGAGGCGTTTCGGACTTTTCGATCGCTACCATAGCAAGACTTGGATATAATCGAGGTGTGCCAAAAGCACAGAGCATACGAAATAAAACAGGTGATATTTACCGCGCACTAATTGCTTCTTTTGAACAAGCAAACGGGAGGAAGAATAAACACGATGTAAATCGCAAGGAACAGAGCTGGATTGAGGAGATTAGCAATCCTAAGCAGCGTTTACTGGCTCTTGTAATGGCTTCGGAACTAAAAGCTCTTAAGCAGAAGTTAAGGGAAATTGTCCCTCCTAATCAAGTGATCGAGGTTTATGACCATAAAAATAGTCAAGTTGACAGCGAACATCGACTAACGTCTCAAGAAAGAAAAGCTTTAGAGTATCTAAAGTCGGATTCATTTATTAAGAAATGGCATTTCACTAAAACAGAGTATGGTGAAGTGATTGATGAGAATAATAAAGTAGTCTTTAAGCCTGCTACTATAGATGCTTTGACGAAAGCACTCCAATATCTATAA
- the greB gene encoding transcription elongation factor GreB, with the protein MKTKLITREGFNKLKDELDHLWRVERRETTKKVTWAASLGDRSENADYQYNKKKLREIDRRVRYLRKTLEDIKIVDFHPQQEGKVYFGAWVELENEDEVVIKFRIVGPEEIYGRKDYISIDSPMARACLKKEVDDEVIVKSPKGVKVWTVISIRYR; encoded by the coding sequence ATGAAAACGAAACTAATTACTCGAGAAGGCTTTAATAAGTTAAAAGACGAGTTAGATCATCTGTGGCGAGTAGAAAGGCGAGAAACAACAAAAAAAGTTACTTGGGCTGCTAGCCTAGGAGATAGAAGTGAAAATGCTGACTATCAATATAATAAGAAAAAATTAAGAGAAATTGACCGTAGAGTTCGCTATTTGCGAAAGACGTTAGAAGATATCAAAATAGTGGACTTCCATCCTCAGCAGGAAGGTAAAGTCTATTTTGGAGCGTGGGTCGAACTTGAGAATGAAGATGAAGTAGTTATTAAATTTAGAATAGTTGGGCCGGAAGAAATCTATGGTCGCAAGGACTATATTTCGATTGATTCTCCAATGGCTAGAGCGTGCTTAAAAAAAGAGGTGGATGACGAGGTCATTGTAAAGAGTCCGAAGGGAGTAAAGGTTTGGACGGTTATCTCAATTCGTTATCGATGA